A DNA window from Bacteroides cellulosilyticus contains the following coding sequences:
- the mnmA gene encoding tRNA 2-thiouridine(34) synthase MnmA: MEKKRVLLGMSGGTDSSVAAMLLQEAGYEVTGVTFRFYDSEGFEESLDDARNLASRLNIPHIIYDTRELFRERIIRYFVDEYLSARTPVPCTLCNNELKWPLLAKIADEMGVYWISTGHYVRKVFRDGYYFIAPAADRDKDQTFFLWGLQQNILERMLLPMGDWTKNEVRAYAAKRGFERTATKKDSLGVCFCPMDYRSFLQREVPQNALPGKGQFLDESGAFLGWHEGYPFYTIGQRRGLGIHLNRPVFVKEIHKERNEVILAPLASLYKEEMLLKDWNIVDTSRLLNSGDVIVRIRYRKQANHCTVSITDENLLHVLLREPLESIASGQAAAFYDEAGLLLGGGIIL, from the coding sequence ATGGAAAAGAAGCGTGTATTGTTAGGTATGAGTGGAGGTACAGATAGTTCTGTTGCCGCCATGCTGTTGCAAGAGGCCGGTTATGAAGTAACCGGTGTGACGTTTCGTTTCTATGATTCGGAAGGCTTTGAAGAATCTCTGGATGATGCCCGTAATCTCGCTTCCCGCCTGAATATCCCGCACATCATCTATGATACCCGCGAATTATTCCGTGAGCGCATTATCCGCTATTTCGTAGATGAATATCTTTCCGCCCGTACCCCTGTTCCCTGTACTCTCTGTAACAATGAGCTGAAATGGCCGTTGCTGGCAAAGATTGCCGATGAAATGGGCGTTTATTGGATTTCTACCGGACACTACGTACGTAAAGTTTTCCGGGATGGCTATTACTTTATAGCCCCGGCTGCCGACCGTGATAAGGATCAGACTTTTTTCCTCTGGGGACTGCAACAGAACATTTTAGAACGTATGCTCCTTCCAATGGGTGACTGGACTAAAAATGAAGTGCGTGCCTATGCTGCTAAGCGCGGCTTTGAACGGACAGCAACCAAAAAGGATAGTCTTGGTGTATGCTTCTGCCCGATGGATTACCGCTCTTTCTTGCAGCGTGAAGTTCCGCAGAATGCTTTGCCGGGAAAAGGGCAATTTCTCGATGAAAGCGGGGCTTTTTTAGGTTGGCACGAAGGATATCCCTTCTATACGATTGGTCAGCGCAGAGGATTGGGTATTCATCTGAACCGTCCTGTTTTCGTAAAAGAGATACATAAAGAGAGGAACGAAGTGATACTTGCGCCTCTGGCTTCTCTTTACAAAGAGGAAATGCTGTTGAAAGACTGGAATATTGTGGATACTTCCCGTTTACTGAATTCCGGGGATGTCATTGTCAGGATTCGCTATCGGAAGCAAGCTAATCACTGCACTGTCAGTATAACGGATGAGAATCTCTTGCATGTGCTATTGCGCGAACCACTGGAATCCATTGCTTCCGGACAGGCTGCGGCATTTTATGATGAGGCAGGTCTGCTGCTGGGAGGAGGTATCATCCTGTAA
- the cysS gene encoding cysteine--tRNA ligase: MEHQLTIYNTLDRKKELFVPLHAPHVGMYVCGPTVYGDAHLGHARPAITFDLLFRYLTHLGYKVRYVRNITDVGHLEHDADDGEDKIAKKARLEQLEPMEVAQYYINRYHKAMEALNVLSPSIEPHASGHIIEQIELVKEILKNGYAYVSEGSVYFDVEKYNKDYHYGKLSGRNLDDVLNTTRELDGQTEKHNPADFALWKCAQPEHIMRWPSPWSDGFPGWHAECTAMGKKYLGEHFDIHGGGMDLIFPHHECEIAQSVASQGNDMVHYWMHNNMITINGQKMGKSYGNFINLDEFFNGTHKLLTQAYSPMTIRFFILQAHYRSTVDFSNEALQAAEKGLTRMMDAVNGLEKITPSATSSVDVKAVREKCYEAMNDDLNTPIVIAHLFDGARMINNIIAGNDTITADELKELKETFHLFCFDILGLKEENDSNEEREVAFGKVVDMLLEERMKAKANKDWATSDKIRNELTALGFEIKDGKDGCEWKLNK, translated from the coding sequence ATGGAACATCAACTGACAATTTACAACACCTTAGATAGGAAAAAGGAGCTATTCGTGCCACTGCACGCTCCACATGTAGGTATGTATGTCTGCGGTCCTACCGTTTACGGTGACGCGCACTTGGGACATGCACGTCCTGCCATTACTTTCGACTTGCTTTTCCGCTACCTCACCCACTTGGGATATAAGGTACGTTATGTCCGCAACATCACCGATGTAGGCCATCTGGAACATGACGCTGACGACGGAGAAGATAAAATAGCCAAGAAAGCACGACTGGAACAATTGGAGCCGATGGAAGTAGCGCAATACTACATCAACCGTTACCACAAGGCAATGGAAGCGCTGAACGTACTTTCACCCAGTATCGAACCGCATGCTTCGGGACACATCATCGAGCAGATAGAGTTGGTGAAAGAGATCCTGAAGAATGGCTATGCTTATGTCAGTGAAGGCTCTGTCTACTTTGACGTAGAGAAATACAATAAGGATTACCATTACGGAAAACTCTCCGGCCGCAATCTGGATGACGTACTGAACACCACCCGCGAACTGGACGGACAAACTGAAAAGCATAACCCCGCCGACTTCGCCTTATGGAAATGTGCCCAACCGGAGCATATCATGCGTTGGCCCTCTCCATGGAGCGATGGTTTCCCGGGATGGCATGCCGAATGTACGGCCATGGGTAAGAAATACCTCGGCGAACATTTCGATATTCACGGTGGTGGTATGGACCTGATCTTCCCCCACCACGAATGTGAGATCGCTCAATCGGTTGCATCGCAAGGCAATGACATGGTACATTACTGGATGCACAACAATATGATTACCATCAACGGACAGAAGATGGGTAAGTCTTACGGAAACTTCATCAATCTGGACGAGTTCTTCAACGGCACACATAAGTTGCTGACACAAGCATACAGCCCGATGACCATCCGCTTCTTCATCCTGCAAGCTCACTATCGCAGTACGGTAGACTTCAGTAACGAAGCCTTGCAAGCAGCTGAGAAGGGATTAACCCGAATGATGGATGCCGTGAACGGACTGGAAAAGATCACTCCGTCCGCCACTTCCAGCGTAGATGTGAAAGCAGTGCGTGAGAAGTGCTATGAAGCCATGAATGATGACTTGAATACTCCGATAGTCATTGCTCATCTTTTCGACGGAGCCAGAATGATTAACAACATCATTGCAGGCAACGACACCATCACTGCCGATGAGCTGAAAGAGCTGAAAGAAACTTTCCATCTCTTCTGCTTCGATATTTTGGGACTGAAAGAAGAAAACGATTCCAATGAAGAGCGTGAAGTTGCTTTCGGTAAAGTAGTAGATATGTTACTGGAAGAGCGCATGAAGGCCAAAGCCAATAAAGACTGGGCTACCAGTGATAAGATCCGCAATGAACTTACAGCACTCGGTTTTGAGATAAAAGACGGTAAAGACGGCTGCGAGTGGAAGCTAAATAAATAA
- a CDS encoding DUF5034 domain-containing protein — protein sequence MKTKNIFYAGLCALFMLTSAMCCDDDDSEGIIELTGIKLNQYNNTGAYPVIIENGQCPKEAYLIRISPISEYYYSTNILKSPIIAFRIITLTDFNEDYPAGSDIYKLFKEYPPMLLSENFREHYLSSDCLDKGQPITTITWGDFYKVLLTYPQPGNYQFRIELETEDGNILSEETEVILY from the coding sequence ATGAAAACTAAAAACATATTCTATGCAGGTCTGTGCGCACTCTTCATGTTAACCTCGGCTATGTGTTGCGATGATGATGACAGTGAAGGTATCATCGAACTAACAGGCATTAAGTTGAATCAATACAACAACACAGGAGCATATCCTGTGATTATTGAAAATGGGCAATGTCCCAAAGAAGCGTATCTGATACGAATATCCCCGATTTCAGAGTATTACTACAGCACAAATATCCTAAAATCCCCTATTATAGCTTTCCGTATCATCACACTGACCGATTTCAATGAAGATTATCCTGCGGGAAGCGATATCTACAAATTATTCAAAGAGTATCCTCCGATGCTGTTAAGTGAAAATTTTAGGGAACATTACCTCAGTAGTGATTGTCTGGACAAAGGACAGCCTATCACCACTATAACGTGGGGTGATTTCTACAAGGTCTTGTTAACCTATCCCCAGCCGGGAAATTATCAATTCCGCATTGAACTGGAAACAGAAGACGGCAATATCCTTTCAGAAGAAACAGAAGTCATCCTTTACTGA